The stretch of DNA TCCTCTGTTGATAAAAGTGAGGTCTCATTTCTGAATTAAATCAATTTGGCATCAGTTAATGGCTTATTGCAACTAGTAATTAATCACACAGAATTTAAGTGGCACTTATCCAATGCACACCTGAAGTTTTCTGTCTGCTGGAGGGTTTAATGGAAGTGGTTTTGTACTGCCATGTCCTCTCACTTGAAGAAGGAGGCATTAATTCTATAAATATGGTTCAAAGTGAGAGAGTCATGCAAGGAAGGATGTTTAAAGCACAGCCTAACTGTTTTGCCAGTCGAGACACAGCCCTGtctccctcccagcagagaTCAGGGCAAATCTGCCCCATTCTTCCCTGTAACACTGGCGAGTACTTTCCAGCTGGGTGAGCAATGACCTCTCCTATTGATTGTGTCCCATTTGTCACCTGGCATTGGGCATGAAACTGAAGAGTCTTCTCTGCCATGCTGACAGCAAGCAACCCTATCTTGGGTGTGAATCTCAGGCTCACTGCTGTTTTAGTCTCTTTATTGGGTAGAGCAGACTCTGTTTGATGGCAGGTCGCCTGTGATGCCTGTGAAATcccagagggaagcagagcagagggttCTGCATATTCATTCATGGGCCCCCCTTACCCTTCAAGGCAGTGACTTGCTGGGCTGACCTGTCCCTGGCAGATGTTGTGTTGGGAAGCTctcagggcaggagaaagagtGGCTCAGCTGTGCCTAGGGGCATGTATTGACTTGGAAGTGTCCAGTGTCGACCAAACCCCgggtgctggagctcagcagggacTCAGGCAGCTCACAAAcctgggctgtggcagagggagctccctgggctgtgctgtgtgaacAGATGACTTCTGTCCTCATCAGGAGAGTAGAGCACAGGTTGTCAGTGGAGCTGGTGGGTGAGGGGagtcccagctccagccctaCAACTAACATTGAGTAAATCAAGTTTCAAGTGGTCACTGGATACAAACTGCTCCAGGGAGAGGCTTTGTGAAGCTACGACTACTACTTCATGCCTTGCAAGCCTGAATCCTTATGTCCTGTCTCTCCTACCACTAATGCAATTGGTATGATACTGAACTTGGCCCTTTCTATTCTGGAGTGCAAAAGtgagagaaaacagcacaggTAAAGGAACCAGATGTTTCAAAGGGCAAAGCGGAGGGGGTGTTCAGGTAGCCTGAATATCTGCAGAGAGGAAATGTCTTGCATCACAGTCAGGAGGGACAAAGAAACTTTGGAGTCCGGTAAGTATGAAAGGCAAGATAGGGAGGAATGGTGATGATGGAAGCAGGAAACCTAAaaagcagggcagctctgaaaAGGAACACAAAAGGACTGAAGATCTGTGAGCAGGGAGCTGTTCTGTCATCCCAAGGATGTCTGGGACAACTGCAAAAACAATTGAAATTCTTTACAAATCTAGTGTGCAGGAAATgttggaaagaataaaaatcttaaTACTTTTGTCctggaaatgaaaagagaaggGCAAATATTACCTGCCTGCTTTGGGAGATCCTACAAAGCTGGGATTGAGCTTTTAGAAATGGGAAAGTCTCTTGGCAGATTGTGAACCTTCCCAGCATTTGCctccagaaacagaaaaacagatggaaaGAGACCCAGCAGGGAAGTCAAATCTCATTTATCTGCACAATGCCATCCTCATGGCTCCAGCCAGCTCTCTGCATGTCAGCCACCATAGAGCCCACCCCATCCATTCTGCTCCAGGCCTTCTCAAGCCCATCCATCACCCCATGGCTCCTTATTTACAGGGAgcctggcacacagagctgggtttATTGtctgccatccctgccacaCAGGCACATACACACAACACCCATGCAGATGCCCATACATTTTGTGTATTGCTGCAGATTGGGGCTGTCTGGAGTCCAGGAAATCTTTACACATGTCTGCCAAAGTCTGAGCTTATCAGAGCCAAAAACAAATCTAGCCCAGCACACGTGCTTGGGTCCAGCTTGGTTCAGCCCTTGAGCATAATAAATGCATCAAAGATCTTGACAGTCTCTCAGTTCAAGGATTTTGTTCCTCTTGGGTGTGACatgaagaaatgtgaaaagTTAAAGCTAAGACTGTCAGATGTCATGTTTTAAGAGAGACACGTGAATGGATGTAGATGATCTAATGTTCCTGTTTTGTCAAATCCAAACCAAATACACCAGGAACATTTTCAGAGTCTATTTCGGAGCCAAGGTGACACAACTGTATTTATAGCAGAAAAACATGAcagaatttccatttccctgctcAATCCTTGCAGGATTacaagcagagagcagaaaaatagCAATTATATCAGTGAGTCCCGAGAAGACTTCCCACAGGGAAAATTATCCAAAATGcaaccccccacccccctcaATTTCACTTAGGGGATTGTAAGCATCCACTACTAACCCCAAATGGATCAGAAATTGTGGCTAGAAAACAGCACTGCAACTCAATTCCCAGCCCTGAGTCCACACTCTGGGCAGCTCTTTGCTCTACATACGTTCATGTGAGAGGCAGATTTGCTACCTCAGGTGCCTTGTAATCTTGAGGGTCTGTAAGGCAGTGCAGGAAGAGGGGTGGAGCAATAAGGATGTAGGTCTGGTGTTGTGAAGAACTACAGGGGTAGCTTAACATGGCAAATACTCCATTTATTTCCCTTATTAATGTATGAACCCTAAGAAGAGGATGAATTCTGGGCTTTGTTGTAACATGTGTGTTTGTTTATAGCaatttaaaggcattttaaatGGAAAGGCAACTCCTTACAAGGCCAGACTTCTTTCTGCCTGGTCTGTGTCTCAGGCAGAATGTCATCCTTTGCAGGCTCCATCAGCAGGGTGAGAACCTTGCTGTCACCTACATCAATGAGCCCAGGGCTagcatgggatttttttgtggactGTGGTCCTGCTAGAAAAGAGGGTGAAGTTTATTTTGGTGCTCAGCCATTGAGGAACCTGTgtagcattcacattctctgaaaaaatcccttcgcccaggatttctctcctaggaagctgagaagactcagagaaaaggaaaacaattcttatctcatttgcttctcctgtgttgtgctcacatgtggaatgtgtttggagattgtttacccacaggtgattgtttcactggtttctgctgtgagttgttttcactctttggccaattggggccaagctgtgtcaggactcagTAAAGAGCCCCAAGTTTTCGTTActatctttttagccttctgtattctttagtatagtatagtattctcTAATATAATAgagtattataaaataataaaattagccttctgagaaggCTAATGATGCATCtgagtcagatgcatcattcctgccttcatctggacattcccagcaaatacaataaaCCTGAGCACTGAGAGCTAGGGAGGCTGTTGTGTTATCTAGCTGTCTTTTGTAAGTGTGAATTCTGTAGggtaagaaaaatgaaggaggTATGAAGAGTTTTCTGAAATTACAGATAGATCAGGCCATGGAAACAAGTGGTTAGGAGAAGGCTGGGACTGTTTGCCTCTAGCACAGCAGTGTTGCATTAACCCAAAACTTGTCCATGCACTGGTTTGGTGTAGCAAACAGCTCAGATCTCCCCTGACAACAGTGTAGCAGTGTAGGTTGTCAGGTAATGCCGGTACATTATTAATGCAAGATTCCCAGCGACAGTAACACGGTGACGTTAACCTGCCAGTGCACAGGCAATCCGTGTTCCTACCTGCATTTTCATCCTGATTTGTGCCAACAAGACAGCTGGGCAGCTTAAATAAACACCCCCTATGCTTTGAAGCAGACCTTCTGTTTAACTGCCCTGCAGCATTtagctgcctcccagctcccactgaaAATCAGAATGTGTCTGTCAGATTCCCCATCAAAGGGACACGTCTGTGAGAGTGAGATTGGAGACACCCTTGCATTCTCTTTGCACTTGTTCTCTCCTCTTGGTATTTTGCCTACAGATGAAAAGGTAAGATGCTCTTTATAGCTCTTTGAGTTGTTCTGAGTGATGTCTTAATCCAGCTGGTTCGCTCTGGTTCTTAAAGAGAGAAtcctaggaaaaaaagcaaagaccCCATGGTCTGGGGGAAGAGCAAAGACCccatgcagagctgtgtgttgaTATTTGTTCTAGTAGTTTGGGAGAAGatcttaaaattttttaaatagatttagCTGTCAGTCTGGTTTTCCTTTGTTCCAGGTAGCTTCCAATAAAATAGCATTTCTAGTGTTATGCCTTTGCAAGTGAGCTTCCCAGTGCCTCCTAAATCAGTCCTCAAGGAACAGTTTATTGTCTTTTATGGCCAGTAGAAATACCTGCTTTTTGAAAACTGCATGAAAAGAAggcccctgtgctgcctgcctcTTTCCAGGGAATGGCTGAACTGAAAATATGTTCCCAGGCTATGAACAGCAACAGAGAGGAATCCTGGAAAGGCAGGATTGGCTGGTGAGTGCATGAGCAGGGCTTTTTCAATTAACAGGATGAAGGCATCTCTCTCTTAACTCCaggatgctgagctgctgtgatgGTAAAGTGTTCACTGACTCAAAATTCTCCATATCTGTCTCTCAGGctgaaagaaaaggggaaaggaagagccCAAGCTAATCCGAGTGCATCTTCTGCCAGCTCCACAAGAACTGGAGTCAGAATTGGCCTGAAAGGCACAGGTTGCTATGGCTGGTGTCATGGTTTGATACTGGCCAAACATCAACACCCACAAAAGTTGTTTGCTCACCCTCTTATGCTAtagctgggcagaggagagggaaaaaaattaacaaatttgATTGAGATAAGGGCTGGGAGGAAAATACTCTAAGGGCAAAACAGGTTCAAATTTAAAGGTATaaagtaaatttattattaatggAGCCAGAGGAGGATAATGACATGTAAAAGAAGcctttaaaacaccttttcccctccccagcccttccctctttcccaccaacagcacagggagacagggcaGGGGGTTTTGGTCAGTTTGTCACTCAAGGTCTTGTTCTGTTCACTCAGGGAGAGGaatctcctctgctctgccatggatTCCCTCCCACAGGCAACAGCCATCCCAAAGCTGCTGTGGTGTGGGTCACTCATCCACAGGGTGCACTCCTCAAAGGACAGGCTGCTCTAgtttgggagcagagccctctcTCTCTATGTCTGGAAGCAGGAGCCCTCTCTCTGTTCGGGTCTCCGGCTGTACCCCAGCTTTCTCTGCCATCCACCCACCCCACCACGAGCACTTCTCCCATGGGCTGTGTGGATCCCTGCATGCCCCATGGACTTCATGCATCACAAGGGCACAGTTTGTTTCACCAGGGTCCTCATCACAGCTTGCAGAGGAATCTCTGCTCTGATGCTTGGAGCAcctgttaggaaaattaatccacaaacaccagaggtttatgtccaaaaaggagacagaggagtactttgactttattccaataaagggagaagccatggggcattcccctgggatctctccaatttttggaggacacagcctcctttttatcccaatttcccagccacatttcccttctctctttccccattggctgaggtacttgagaggttcagacttcccagaatgcctgatcccaaagatttccctctcatgtataaccctcccttttaatttgtaattcttatggaattgaggggttttccttccccattgtttctttcatctttcaatgtctaatttcatttatcagcaaacctaaagtttatttgtaaaagcaaatatctttttccatccATCAATCAttggaatccttcccattgtttcttttatctcccagtgctggttttatctaccagcagatCCACAGCtggtttgtaaagacaaatccaccaTTCCTCTCAcacctccttcccttccctttggctctgttggacatggtggaagcttctAGCAGCTTCTTACAGAATCTACCCCTGTGGCTCCCTCCCCACTACCAACAACCAGGCTGTGCCAAATCAGCACACTGGCCAAGCAGAAAATCACCTGGAGGAGGGAGTAGGAGTCCCTGTGATTAAGCAGCAAAGTGGCTCTCCTGGTGAACAGATGGAAATCAGGTGCAGCCAGGTGCTGAGGTGCAGAAAGACTGAGATGAGGTTGAGTGAAAAGCTGTGGCTGTAACTCTGACAGTGTTTATCAAATGTAAGCACAAGCCTGGTTTTGTGGCAGTCAGTATAGCAGGGAACTCTGTTTTTAAGCATGTCTTCTCTTCATGCTGCCCAGAGAGAGAGGGACAGTCTGGAAAAGCTGCACTAGAAATGCTGCAAATTCCTTCCCTATTTTGTGGGAAAGGACAGGGGAGAATGACTGAATAACTTAATTAGAGAATGCTCTGACTTGTACAGAGCACGAAGCCACAACGTCCCAAAGCCATGTCTTGTAACACAAACAAAAGGATGAAAGAAGACCCTCAAAAATATAACAGTGAAGCAGAATGAATGAGAACAGTCTGCAGCCACTGTGCTGGTGGACTCAATGAAACTTGGTCTTGATGTTCTTGGGACTTAAATTACCCTCCCAGTGACAGCCTTCCCTGGTGACCTGTGCAGGATCAAGGAAGGAAAGTGGGACAAGCTAAGGAAACCTCAGCCTGCCTCTGCCCCTTGGTCCTTTAGAccagcatcccctgctctgctgacagcctttttatttccctgctaTGCCATGGGGTATCAGCACAAAATCTccagtgttttttctttctttgaccAATTTCCACCACCCTGAAGCAGTATGCAAGCATGGTGTGAAAGTCTCTTGTCttgagctgctcagggctgttaCTGGTCCTGTGTGGCCACCATCTGCCTCCAGTTCTGTTCATTTTGACATCTTCATTGCAAGAAAACCAGCTGTGAGGAGGGGCCAGTGCCCCTAGCCCAGgatgccagcctggcagctgggatTGTGCCAGGCTTaagagctgtgggcaggagccagccccccagcccctcagatGGTGGCTGTGAATAGGAGGGTAGGGGGGCTAGTGGGCAATCAAAGGGAAGTGTCCTGCTGATTGATGACCTCATTTGCACATGAAACTGGGacctctcagccctgcaggccctgcacaTGTGTCTCAGCTGCTGTaaccagggctgggagaagaggAGATAAGCAAAGAGGGAATAACTTGCTTCCACCTCAGGACACCATAATGGTTTTTATCTGAGTGTTCTAGGACTGAATCTTCATGGCCTTTACAGTTCCTAAGTGttggttgcttttttccccccttttttaaTTGCAGGTGAGACAGAGCACCCATGATTATGGAAACTTCTTCcaccttctcttctttctttttcctgtgcgTGCTGGTTCTTTCAGACATCAGCCTTGCAATCTCCCTGAACTCTGGCACAAAGCTCAAAAATGCCCCAGAGAACAACCACCACCTTCAAAATCAAGagatgtggctgcagcagcccagaacTGGGCGCCATCACAGGCAAGGCTTGGCCAAGAAGGAGAGGGTCCATTCCATGCCTTCAAGAGGGCAGCTGGCTGGGGAAGAGACCCTCAAGATGGGCAGTGGAGCTTCAGCTGTGGAAGAGCTGGTGGCAGAGGGACAGCCAGCAGCCTTGAAACAGAATAAGGACGTGTTCCTGGGGTTTGAATCATCGTATCCTGAGAGGGAAAACCAGTCCCCAGGctctgagaaaggaaagaagcagaacCGAGAGCATCGTCGGCACAGCCGCAGGGACAGGCTCAAACATCACCAAGGTATTTGAGCTCcaaggggagctggggctgtggtggcactgggaatgaGCATCTCTTGTGTGAGGgcaagaagaggcagctgtggggGAGCCACGTGTGTGTGTGGAGGGTGTGTGCGCCTGCTCTGGGGAGAAATGTGCCAAACAAAAGAGGCACGAGAAAAAAGGGGAActgcagaagcagaattttAGTGCTGGCTGCAATTTTGTGAAAATGACCCAGTTTGTCTTACAGGGGGAGCTCTGAGAGACCCTAAGACTTGAGGGGCTGTTTTAGGGtggtctgttttgtttttattttcctttttagcaAATGGCCCAATTTCGGAACAAATATATCCAAGCCATGCTCAGTCTCCCCACCAATTcaaaaaataatgagaattagaaaaaacacagcccctttattttgctttgaagacCAGTTTCTTCTCACCAGAGCTTGTACCCTTCTATGTTTATgctaaacaacaacaacaagaaattcagattttgcaTATGTGAAATTGCAGTgataactttaaaaatgttgctTGGTTTTGACTGGGACTGCTTTCGTTTGCAGGTCAAGTTGTGGGTGGGTGTTTCTGTGGTATGAGCTCAGTGTGGTAAACCTTGAGTTCTGTTAAAGTGAGGCAATTTGTGTCAATCTACACTGTGTGACAAGCTGGGTGTCACATCCTTGAGTTCCATCCTTCACTCCTCCCTGCCTCAGCAAGAAGAGCTCTATTGTTTTTTCAGAGGACTGACTAAACAGCTTGTGCTAGCAATATGAAAGAGTATGCAACAAAATTGGTTTGAAGCAATATTTGCAGACTACAAACAGGGCTTATTTCTTGAGGTTAACTTAAGGtctatatttaaattaatacttATGAAGAAGAGGGACATATCTGTGAAGGTAATTTCAAGTTAGGTAAGTCCTGACTTGAACTAAATTGAAATAACTCACTATTAAAATCAAATAAGAATGTATTCACAGGTATTTGCAATAGCTTAATCCATTGGTTAAAAAATGGTTATATAGGTACATTTTGTACTTTTGAGACCACAAAAAACATGTTTTGCTTCTTAAACAAGAGATAGATCTTCAGGGAGGTGTGATTTTGTATGTCTTAAGCATGCAAAAATCAAGCTGCATATACTCTGGAGCTGATTTATCACTATAATAGCCCATTACTCTGTTATACAGTGGttaaaacagcagctcaggatcATGGAACAGTGGTTGGCAACTGGATGAAACATGAATTCCTTTGATTCAAATCtgtcacacagagaaaaaggatgAGAAAGGTAATGCCACTGTACCTGTTGCCCTCTGCAGGGAAGACTCCTGGTGCTGGGCCAAGCTCCCTGTACAAGAAACCCAAAAGCTCTGAAGAACAGTTTCAAAATCTTCAAGCAGAGGAAGCTCCAAGTCTGACTCCCAGCCCACTCCTCATTGCTGCACTGGACTCAGCTGTTTCCACAGAGGAGCCTCCTGTTCTTCCAGCCACCTCACCACGGTCACAGGTAAAGAGACAGCTGGGAAATGTTCTGTACCCCCAAGCCTTGCCTCTCTCCTCAGCTATCCAACTTCCCTGAGTTTCAAGCACCACAGAGACAGTAGGTGCATTTGACTGAAGTGccagcatctcccagtgctTGTTGCTCACCTTTTGCTGTCACACAGAAGCAGTGGAAACTTCCCTCTTGGCTTCAGCCTCACAAGGGAAAGgtctttgcttttgaaaatgagatGCCAGGAATCCCCAGTGGATAAGACAGGAGTGGAGGAGGGGAGGTGCAATCATAAAGCCTTTTTAATGTAAAAGCACCATGAAAATTTGCAAAGACTTCAGTGTCTCTACAGGAGTGTAATCCGttgtctgatttttttgtggtttgcaGGCTCGCCTCAGGCAAGATGGGGATGTGATGCCCACCTTGGATATGGCACTCTTTGACTGGACTGATTATGAGGATCTCAAACCAGAAATGTGGCCATCTGCTAAAAAGAAAGGTGCTAAACCTCCCTGTACTCTTTCCCAAAAGTCATCCTGTAAGATTTGTCTACAGTTAGTATTCATAGATGTGCTGAAGGACAGGAGATCATAGTGGTGGAggaagagagcagcagcatAATGCTGATTGAGTTTTGTGCTCAGTTTCAGAATGTTTCTCATTTTGGATGCATATTTGGAGGGCAGAGTAAAAATGATAAATGGAGAGTGGAGAAATAGGGAGGAGATCAGACTATGAAGTTTTAGAGTTCAAACTCTTGAAATTTGAGGCTGTTTTTACcctggaaaaaatatattctccaaaatgaaaacactAGCATGAAATTTTCTatcagcatctttttttttttttttttgacacagAAAAACG from Camarhynchus parvulus chromosome 21, STF_HiC, whole genome shotgun sequence encodes:
- the DRAXIN gene encoding draxin; this encodes MIMETSSTFSSFFFLCVLVLSDISLAISLNSGTKLKNAPENNHHLQNQEMWLQQPRTGRHHRQGLAKKERVHSMPSRGQLAGEETLKMGSGASAVEELVAEGQPAALKQNKDVFLGFESSYPERENQSPGSEKGKKQNREHRRHSRRDRLKHHQGKTPGAGPSSLYKKPKSSEEQFQNLQAEEAPSLTPSPLLIAALDSAVSTEEPPVLPATSPRSQARLRQDGDVMPTLDMALFDWTDYEDLKPEMWPSAKKKEKRRSKSPSSGNETTTAEGEPCDHHLDCLPGSCCDLREHVCKPHNRGLNNKCYDDCMCTEGLRCYAKFHRNRRVTRRKGRCVEPDSANGEQGSFINV